A region of Rhodoferax potami DNA encodes the following proteins:
- a CDS encoding prepilin-type N-terminal cleavage/methylation domain-containing protein, translating to MKTPVQALRQQTGFTLVELVIVIVIMGVIGGVVAVFMRAPIQAYVDSGRRAALTDVADTVVRRISRDIRKALPNSVRVSTSGADTCLEFIPTRNGARYRENNRPTDGTVGKGLDFTTADTDFNMLGRNADWPADQRIGINDLVVVYNLGITNVTAYNGDNVARVASLSSDATSGAEETTITLAAPKLFPLESGTKRFHVVPVEENVVAYVCNGSTLRRLVTPGVTTGTGVLFTNSATRYCGSAGNPVSAAPVLISDVSSCSFTYNDTDSQRNGLVQMSLSITRNAETVNLYHQIQVNNTP from the coding sequence ATGAAAACTCCGGTTCAAGCTTTGCGGCAACAAACGGGCTTCACCCTGGTGGAGCTGGTGATCGTGATTGTGATCATGGGGGTGATCGGTGGGGTGGTGGCGGTGTTCATGCGGGCACCCATCCAAGCGTATGTCGACAGCGGACGTCGGGCCGCCCTGACCGACGTGGCAGACACCGTAGTCCGGCGCATCTCGCGGGATATCCGCAAGGCCTTGCCCAACAGTGTGCGGGTGAGTACCAGCGGGGCAGACACTTGCCTGGAATTCATTCCCACCCGCAACGGCGCCCGCTACCGGGAGAACAATCGTCCGACCGACGGTACGGTGGGCAAGGGGCTCGATTTCACAACGGCAGATACGGACTTCAACATGCTGGGCCGTAATGCAGATTGGCCGGCGGATCAGCGGATCGGTATCAACGACTTGGTGGTGGTTTACAACCTCGGCATCACCAATGTGACTGCCTATAACGGCGACAACGTGGCGCGGGTTGCCAGCCTCAGTTCCGATGCCACCAGCGGTGCCGAGGAGACCACGATCACCCTGGCAGCACCCAAGCTGTTTCCGTTGGAGTCCGGAACCAAGCGTTTCCATGTGGTGCCGGTCGAGGAAAACGTGGTGGCCTATGTTTGTAACGGCAGTACCCTGCGCCGCTTGGTAACGCCCGGGGTGACCACCGGCACCGGGGTGTTGTTCACCAATAGCGCCACCCGGTATTGCGGCAGTGCAGGCAACCCGGTGAGCGCAGCGCCGGTGTTGATTTCGGATGTGTCCTCCTGCAGTTTCACCTACAACGACACGGATTCGCAGCGCAACGGGCTGGTGCAAATGTCGCTCTCCATCACCCGGAATGCGGAAACGGTGAACCTTTATCACCAGATCCAGGTCAACAACACGCCATGA
- a CDS encoding type IV pilus modification PilV family protein, which produces MCMIKEESAHRQSGFTLVELLIFIVVVGAGLAGILSVMDNSVKSSADPMIRKQAIAIAESVLEEVLQKAYTDPDNSPAVVEASRDLWDDVDDYNGQTQAAFAFPASLSGYALTIAVTADNTTLGIEAKRVRVTVTRGTESMVLTGYRTNY; this is translated from the coding sequence ATGTGCATGATTAAGGAGGAGTCTGCTCACCGTCAAAGCGGCTTCACTCTGGTGGAGCTGCTCATTTTTATCGTGGTGGTGGGTGCGGGCTTGGCGGGCATTTTGTCGGTGATGGACAACTCGGTGAAATCCAGCGCGGACCCCATGATCCGCAAACAGGCTATCGCCATCGCGGAGTCGGTGCTCGAAGAGGTGCTGCAAAAAGCCTATACCGATCCGGACAACTCGCCTGCCGTCGTCGAGGCAAGCCGGGACCTGTGGGACGATGTGGACGATTACAACGGTCAAACACAAGCGGCATTTGCGTTCCCCGCCAGTTTGTCCGGTTACGCACTGACGATTGCCGTCACGGCCGACAACACGACACTGGGTATCGAGGCCAAAAGGGTGCGCGTCACGGTGACGCGTGGCACCGAGTCGATGGTATTGACCGGTTACCGGACCAATTATTGA
- a CDS encoding pilus assembly FimT family protein, translated as MRGFTLVELVMVIVLLGVLSVYAVPRMINTGDFYARGFNDQSLAYLRYAQKTAIAQRRTVCVELSASEIRLRLADVAGSNTCAIDLPGPGGEARLIARSGVAFSSTLTSFNFDGLGQPVNASTGAAAPTQVLQVANVTPSITIEAGTGYVHD; from the coding sequence ATGCGCGGTTTCACGCTGGTGGAGTTGGTCATGGTGATTGTGTTGCTCGGGGTGCTGTCGGTGTACGCGGTGCCGCGCATGATCAACACGGGTGATTTCTATGCCCGCGGGTTCAATGACCAATCGCTCGCCTATTTGCGCTATGCCCAGAAAACCGCCATCGCCCAGCGCCGCACCGTCTGTGTGGAATTGTCCGCCAGTGAAATTCGTTTGCGCTTGGCTGACGTGGCGGGCAGCAACACCTGCGCCATCGACCTGCCCGGGCCGGGCGGTGAAGCCAGGCTTATAGCCCGCAGCGGGGTGGCGTTCAGCAGCACCTTGACCTCTTTCAACTTTGATGGGCTGGGGCAACCTGTCAACGCCAGCACCGGCGCGGCCGCCCCGACGCAAGTCCTGCAGGTGGCCAATGTGACACCGTCGATCACCATTGAAGCAGGCACCGGGTATGTGCATGATTAA
- a CDS encoding O-antigen ligase family protein, whose protein sequence is MPAAPASNAPESTAISAATASAHRKTRGAAWALALTLALMPALGVPGEWVLQDTLKSALLARGVVCALALLLIRALQAPRGESIPWFLHGLLAFPAVLCLYALGSMAWSHSYLAGAEAARWCVLGALLWATLQVLRGGHAMLLVWGIHAGAVGAAAWGAAQFWGDLSWFPQVAAPASVFVNRNFFAEYLVCTLPFSAYALMQLRSPKGRGLMALSLAWNLAALLMTGTRSALIAAAIMVPVTLVVLWRYRRAADSPSWSQRDLALTGSVLLLGLASLALIPSNSPTIVAQGYGLTPLERSVYRAGSVARAEEFTEGSFSARLLMWRASIRMLIDQPWTGVGAGAWEVHIPRYQGAQNSVETDFYAHNEPLQLLAEYGLPVGGGLLAGLLGYLLFSAQTRWQRLARAQPPAAEALCAIALCSLLGLLLVSNAGFPWRLASTGALFMVALAVLAHADPRPYLASAGTLRTGLVATGLAGLVILVVSGLAFRAEFSIIRSIQTLNLILKNPTMLPADWQRLQTEAWDWLKKGVEIHAHYRKLTAQAADGFAATGNLQAALWAQDSIAVSRPYIPDVRANQVLLNVALDRNGPAAEALAALAALQPDTPRTRALDILLMRRTGQTAEAAHKLRTYFVAGVPQYDLIQMAIAMGLETGDATLTTQAYRLWVRHWPQDRQAQAASLDTAPAAWRDAMRQPDEAVRP, encoded by the coding sequence ATGCCTGCTGCACCAGCCTCCAATGCACCCGAAAGTACCGCCATTTCTGCGGCCACTGCGTCCGCTCACCGGAAGACCCGGGGCGCCGCTTGGGCACTCGCGCTCACCCTTGCGCTCATGCCGGCGCTGGGTGTTCCCGGGGAATGGGTGTTGCAGGACACGCTGAAGTCCGCGCTGCTGGCTAGAGGCGTGGTGTGCGCCTTGGCACTGCTGCTCATTCGAGCGCTCCAGGCTCCTCGCGGGGAAAGCATCCCCTGGTTTCTTCATGGCCTGTTGGCGTTTCCAGCCGTCTTGTGCCTGTATGCGCTGGGCAGCATGGCGTGGTCGCACAGCTATCTGGCGGGGGCAGAGGCTGCGCGCTGGTGCGTGCTTGGCGCGCTGCTATGGGCCACCCTGCAGGTGCTGCGGGGCGGACACGCCATGCTGCTGGTGTGGGGCATCCATGCGGGCGCGGTCGGTGCAGCGGCGTGGGGCGCCGCGCAGTTTTGGGGAGACCTCTCCTGGTTCCCACAAGTGGCCGCGCCGGCCTCGGTGTTTGTGAATCGCAACTTCTTTGCGGAATATCTGGTGTGCACCTTGCCGTTCTCGGCGTATGCCCTGATGCAGCTGCGTTCCCCCAAGGGGCGGGGCCTCATGGCACTGTCGCTGGCATGGAACCTTGCGGCCCTGCTCATGACTGGCACCCGCTCGGCACTGATAGCAGCAGCCATCATGGTGCCTGTCACTTTGGTCGTGCTGTGGCGCTACCGGCGGGCGGCCGATAGTCCGTCTTGGTCTCAGCGCGACCTGGCGCTCACCGGCTCGGTTTTGCTGCTGGGGCTGGCAAGCTTGGCGCTGATCCCGAGCAACAGCCCGACCATCGTGGCACAAGGGTATGGGTTGACACCTTTGGAGCGCAGTGTGTACCGTGCGGGCTCAGTGGCACGGGCCGAGGAGTTCACAGAGGGCTCGTTTTCTGCACGCTTGCTCATGTGGCGTGCCAGCATCCGCATGCTGATAGATCAGCCGTGGACCGGGGTCGGTGCGGGTGCGTGGGAAGTGCATATTCCGCGCTACCAAGGTGCCCAAAACTCCGTCGAAACCGACTTTTATGCCCACAACGAGCCCTTGCAACTGCTGGCCGAATACGGCCTGCCGGTCGGTGGTGGCCTTTTGGCAGGCCTGCTCGGGTACCTGCTTTTCAGTGCCCAAACCCGATGGCAGCGCTTGGCCCGCGCTCAGCCTCCGGCAGCGGAAGCCTTGTGTGCAATAGCCCTGTGCAGCCTGTTGGGGCTTTTGCTCGTGAGTAATGCAGGGTTCCCGTGGCGACTCGCCAGCACCGGGGCGCTGTTCATGGTGGCGCTGGCGGTGCTGGCCCACGCGGACCCACGCCCCTACCTAGCCAGCGCTGGCACTTTGCGCACCGGGTTGGTAGCAACAGGCTTGGCGGGTTTGGTGATTCTGGTGGTGAGCGGCTTGGCGTTCCGGGCCGAATTCAGCATTATTCGCAGCATCCAGACGCTCAACCTCATCCTGAAGAACCCCACCATGCTGCCTGCGGATTGGCAGCGGCTACAAACCGAGGCGTGGGACTGGCTCAAAAAAGGGGTGGAAATTCACGCCCACTACCGCAAGCTCACGGCACAAGCGGCAGACGGCTTTGCCGCCACCGGCAACTTGCAGGCAGCACTCTGGGCCCAAGACTCAATCGCGGTATCCCGCCCGTACATTCCGGATGTCCGTGCCAACCAGGTCTTGCTGAATGTGGCCCTGGACCGCAACGGCCCTGCCGCCGAGGCGCTTGCCGCTCTTGCGGCCTTGCAACCGGATACCCCGCGTACGCGGGCTTTGGACATTCTGCTCATGCGGCGCACCGGCCAGACCGCAGAGGCTGCCCACAAGCTCCGCACCTACTTTGTAGCAGGGGTGCCCCAGTACGATTTGATCCAAATGGCCATCGCGATGGGCCTTGAAACCGGGGATGCGACCTTGACGACACAAGCCTACCGGCTGTGGGTACGCCACTGGCCGCAAGACCGCCAGGCGCAAGCGGCGAGCCTGGATACCGCTCCCGCCGCTTGGCGGGACGCTATGCGCCAACCCGACGAAGCGGTTCGCCCATGA
- a CDS encoding pilin, which yields MKQVQRGFTLIELVMVIVILGILAAVAIPKFVDLSADARKASVQGVAGALSSGSAINYATFSARGTGTAVNSCDAAKGTLQGGSFPSAEYTADTTAFGTASGASNNCVLTFTPSGGTAVTASFIAITTP from the coding sequence ATGAAACAAGTACAGCGCGGCTTCACATTGATCGAGTTGGTCATGGTGATCGTGATCTTGGGAATCTTGGCAGCGGTGGCTATCCCAAAGTTCGTCGATCTGTCTGCGGATGCCCGTAAGGCATCGGTGCAAGGCGTGGCGGGTGCACTCTCTTCCGGCTCCGCCATCAACTACGCAACATTCTCCGCCCGCGGAACTGGAACGGCTGTGAATTCATGCGATGCAGCCAAAGGCACCTTGCAAGGCGGAAGCTTCCCATCGGCGGAGTACACCGCTGACACCACCGCTTTTGGCACTGCGTCTGGAGCCAGTAACAATTGTGTTCTGACATTCACTCCGAGCGGTGGCACTGCAGTAACCGCGTCTTTTATTGCCATTACAACGCCCTGA